Proteins co-encoded in one Neofelis nebulosa isolate mNeoNeb1 chromosome 2, mNeoNeb1.pri, whole genome shotgun sequence genomic window:
- the LOC131504080 gene encoding 3 beta-hydroxysteroid dehydrogenase/Delta 5-->4-isomerase, with translation MAGWICLVTGAGGFLGQRIVRLLVEEKDLQEIRALDKVFSPELREEFSKLQSKIKLTILEGDILDEQCLKKACQDTSVIIHTASIIDVMDVVHRETVMNVNLKGTQLLLEACVQASVPIFIYTSTIEVAGPNSYREIIQNGYEDEHLESTWSASYPYSKKLAEKAVLAANGWALKNGGTLHTCALRPMYIYGEGSIFLYNHMYQALRNNGIIKQSSKFSIVNPVYVGNVAWAHILASRALQDPKKAPRVGGQFYYISDDTPHQSYDNLNYSLSKEWGFSLDSRMSLPLFLEYWLAFLLEIVSFLLSPIYKYHPPFNRHTVTLLNSVFTFSYKKAQRDLGYEPLFSWEEAKQKTMEWIGSIVKEHKKSLKTKTH, from the exons ATGGCTGGGTGGATCTGCCTTGTGACAGGGGCAGGAGGGTTTCTGGGTCAGAGAATCGTGCGTTTGTTGGTGGAGGAGAAGGACCTACAGGAGATCCGGGCACTGGACAAAGTCTTCAGCCCAGAATTGCGGGAGGAATTTTCTA AGCTCCAGAGCAAGATCAAGCTGACCATTCTGGAAGGAGACATTCTGGATGAACAGTGCTTGAAGAAGGCCTGCCAGGACACCTCAGTCATCATCCACACCGCCTCTATCATTGACGTCATGGATGTTGTTCACCGAGAAACCGTCATGAATGTCAATCTGAAGG GTACCCAGCTCCTTTTGGAAGCCTGTGTCCAGGCTAGTGTGCCAATCTTCATCTATACCAGCACCATAGAGGTGGCTGGGCCCAACTCCTACAGGGAGATCATCCAGAACGGCTACGAGGACGAACATCTCGAATCCACATGGTCCGCTTCGTATCCATACAGCAAAAAACTTGCGGAGAAAGCTGTGCTGGCTGCTAATGGGTGGGCTCTTAAAAATGGTGGCACCTTGCACACTTGTGCCTTAAGGCCCATGTATATCTATGGGGAAGGAAGCATATTCCTTTATAACCATATGTACCAGGCCCTGAGGAACAATGGGATCATCAAACAGAGCAGCAAATTCTCCATAGTCAACCCTGTCTATGTAGGCAACGTGGCCTGGGCTCACATTCTGGCTTCGAGGGCCCTACAGGACCCCAAGAAGGCCCCCAGAGTTGGAGGACAGTTCTATTATATCTCAGATGACACACCTCACCAAAGCTATGATAACCTCAATTACAGTTTGAGCAAAGAATGGGGCTTCTCCCTTGACTCCAGAATGAGCCTTCCTCTATTTCTGGAGTACTGGCTTGCCTTCCTGCTGGAAATAGTGAGCTTCCTACTCAGTCCAATTTACAAATACCACCCCCCCTTTAACCGCCACACGGTGACATTGTTAAATAGCGTGTTTACCTTCTCCTATAAGAAAGCTCAGCGGGACCTGGGGTATGAGCCACTCTTCAGCTGGGAGGAAGCAAAGCAAAAGACCATGGAGTGGATTGGTTCCATAGTGAAAGAGCACAAGAAGTCCCTAAAAACAAAGACTCACTGA
- the LOC131504082 gene encoding ribosome biogenesis protein NSA2 homolog, with product MPQNEYIELHRKRYGYRLDYHEKKRKKEGREAHERSKKAKKMIGLKAKLYHKQRHAEKIQMKKTIKMHEKRNTKQKNDEKTPQGAVPAYLLDREGQSRAKVLSNMIKQKRKEKAGKWEVPLPKVRAQGETEVLKVIRTGKRKKKAWKRMVTKVCFVGDGFTRKPPKYERFIRPMGLRFKKAHVTHPELKATFCLPILGVKKNPSSPLYTSLGVITKGTVIEVNVSELGLVTQGGKVIWGKYAQVTNNPENDGCINAVLLV from the coding sequence ATGCCACAAAACGAATATATTGAGTTACACCGGAAGCGCTATGGCTATCGTTTGGATTaccatgagaaaaagagaaagaaggaaggtcgAGAGGCTCATGAACGTtcaaagaaggcaaaaaagatGATTGGTCTGAAAGCTAAGCTCTACCATAAACAGCGCCATgctgagaaaatacaaatgaaaaagacTATCAAGATGCATGAAAAGAGAAACACCAAGCAAAAGAATGATGAAAAGACTCCACAAGGAGCAGTACCTGCGTATCTGCTGGACAGGGAGGGACAGTCCCGAGCTAAAGTACTTTCCAATATGATTAAACAAAAAcgaaaagagaaagcaggaaaatggGAAGTCCCTTTGCCCAAAGTTCGTGCCCAGGGAGAAACAGAAGTATTAAAAGTTATTcgaacaggaaagagaaagaagaaagcatggAAGAGGATGGTTACAAAAGTCTGCTTTGTTGGAGACGGCTTTACTCGAAAACCACCTAAATATGAAAGATTCATTAGGCCAATGGGCTTACGTTTCAAAAAGGCCCATGTAACACATCCTGAATTGAAAGCCACCTTTTGCCTGCCAATACTTGGTGTAAAAAAGAATCCCTCATCCCCACTATATACGTCTTTGGGTGTTATTACCAAAGGTACTGTCATTGAAGTGAACGTGAGTGAGTTGGGCCTTGTGACACAAGGAGGCAAGgttatttggggaaaatatgCCCAGGTTACCAACAATCCTGAAAACGATGGATGCATAAATGCAGTCTTGCTGGTTTGA